From the Psilocybe cubensis strain MGC-MH-2018 chromosome 9, whole genome shotgun sequence genome, one window contains:
- a CDS encoding Cytochrome P450 monooxygenase 75 gives MELPPGPKYLLEVFPWFALPSLITYSVLYLLEKTNTNFNVPFWATFFLVVSARPIIVIFNYYYSIWQNNRAALANNAVLPPSVPKSMLSIVSEFTQSKENRYPGGVFLRFTEDYGSIVRFNVLTDASLITDEPEHVKAILATQFDSFHKGSVFYSQAHSLLGEGVFNSDGEMFHRAMTRPFFTRERITDFDIYDRNWSISLKTAKARLNEGFSLDIQDLISRFTLDSATEFLFGGEVGSLSAGIPYPPGHEKANSPVFYNHPSTSFVKAFTKGLSIVAERGNFGKEWALVEFNSDQVTPLRQIIDDFTEPLLSKALHARSNGTNLKTNEEVTLLEHLVKHTQDTKILKDELVNLLVAGRDTTMCLLTFAVYMLAEHPDIEKRLREEIYDKVGATEAPTYEKMREMRYMKAFLNEVLRLYPPVPSNGRTTTKPVLLPAIRPGEKPFYIPKDTTCIYAVINIHRRKDLWGPDGKFYPLRTLEYDLNTLFTALEFDPDRFLDDRVKKYLVANPYIFCPFNAGPRICLGQQFAYNEASFYLIRLLQNFTEFTLDNSVNIPPPAQWKFRDSLTAKEKIFPTAHLTLFVKGGLWVKMKSLDNEQV, from the exons ATGGAGCTACCGCCTGGTCCAAAATATCTTTTGGAGGTTTTCCCTTGGTTTGCTCTACCTTCTCTGATCACATATTCGGTGCTTTATCTATTGGAAAAAACAAATACCAACTTCAACGTTCCGTTTTGGGCAACATTCTTCCTTGTCGTCTCCGCCAGACCCATCATTGTTATCTTCAACTATTACTATTCTATCTGGCAGAACAACAGAGCAGCATTAGCCAACAATGCAGTACTACCCCCCAGTGTACCAAAATCGATGCTGTCTATTGTATCTGAATTTACGCAGAGTAAAGAAAATCGCTATCCAG GGGGGGTTTTTCTGCGATTCACAGAGGACTATGGAAGCATAGTAAGGTTCAACGTCTTAACGGATGCATCA TTAATTACCGACGAGCCCGAACACGTCAAG GCTATCCTCGCGACACAATTCGATTCATTCCACAAAG GTTCAGTATTCTACTCCCAAGCCCATTCTCTGCTTGGGGAAGGAGTTTTTAATTCCGATG GCGAAAT GTTCCACCGAGCGATGACTAGGCCGTTTTTCACTCGCGAAAGGATTACGGATTTTGATATATACGACCGGAACTGGAGCATCTCCCTTAAAACAGCCAAAGCCCGACTAAACGAAGGATTCTCCCTTGATATTCAG GACCTCATATCACGTTTCACGCTGGACTCAGCCACTGAGTTTCTGTTTGGAGGAGAAGTAGGGTCACTCTCAGCTGGTATACCATACCCACCAGGTCACGAAAAAGCCAATTCTCCTGTCTTCTACAATCACCCATCGACATCCTTTGTAAAAGCGTTCACCAAAGGTCTCAGCATTGTGGCAGAACGTGGTAACTTCGGTAAAGAATGGGCACTGGTTGAGTTCAACAGCGATCAGGTTACCCCATTACGCCAGATAATCGACGACTTCACCGAGCCTTTACTATCCAAAGCTCTACATGCGCGCTCAAATGGCACGAACTTGAAGACCAACGAAGAGGTCACCCTTCTTGAGCATCTGGTTAAGCACACTCAAG ATACAAAAATATTGAAAGACGAG CTCGTAAATCTCTTGGTTGCCGGTCGCGATACA ACCATGTGTTTGCTGACATTTGCAGTCTACATGCTCGCAGAGCACCCTGATATTGAGAAGCGTTTGCGCGAAGAAATATACGACAAGGTTGGAGCCACCGAAGCGCCGACCTACGAGAAAATGCGAGAAATGCGTTATATGAAAGCGTTTTTGAATG AGGTTCTACGTCTCTATCCACCGGT ACCCTCCAACGGCAG AACGACCACGAAGCCTGTTCTTCTGCCTGCAATTCGTCCAGGAGAAAAACCATTTTATATTCCGAAGGATACGAC GTGTATTTATGCAGTCATCAATATCCATCGTCGAAAAGATCTGTGGGGCCCTGACGGCAAGTTCTATCCGCTCCGTACACTAGAATATGATCTCAATACCCTCTTCACAGCCCTTGAATTTGATCCAGATCGATTCCTCGACGACAGGGTGAAGAAATACCTCGTAGCAAATCCGTATATATTTTGCCCATTCAATGCTGGCCCCCGTATTTGTCTCGGACAGCAG TTTGCATACAATGAAGCATCATTTTATCTTATTCGGCTTCTCCAGAACTTTACCGAATTCACCCTTGATAATTCTGTAAACATTCCTCCCCCAGCTCAATGGAAATTTCGAGACTCGCTTACGGCTAAAGAGAAGATCTTCCCTACCGCTCACTTGACATTATTCGTGAAG GGTGGTTTGTGGGTCAAGATGAAGTCGCTTGATAATGAACAAGTTTAA
- a CDS encoding Solute carrier family 28 member 3 has protein sequence MLPTEQTSAIRERTGADVKEDNRSESLESDPKEKVDVTSPSDDDDDDENKPTLYTKYRPYILTAFALVILGWWISATVLEATRHRWIVQTVFAWAFIAIIAFRFIDNSVISGPISAVWEPTVQKPWYRLPYRARLAIGWLCLLAIVFGSAFGFKLQGNTTFGDRAISVLGLLVFQFGFWATSKKRSEIPWPTVIVGLFLQQVIALFVLKSGAGFSLFHWIATLAADFLDQALAGATFFFDADTINKHWFFVNTLSTIIFFIAFVQMLYYLGVMQWIIKYFAWFFFKLMGVSGAEAVVAAASPWIGQGESACLVRPYVDHLTMTSGFSTIAGSVLAAYIGLGVPAQNLVTSSVMSIPASMAISKMRIPEMDEPVTRGRITVDRGEDKAKAPANALHAFSRGAVFGLVVAGHIFTNVLTVLSLVAMINGLLTWIGRGFGIHQLTLQLILRYLFYPVAFFMGVPRAEILRVSELLATKLVANEFAAYLDLHAITTGPNPLSPRAFTITSYALCGFANLGSLGIQVGVLSAMAPSRAKIIARIALSAMICGFISTMQTAGIA, from the exons ATGCTTCCTACTGAGCAGACCAGCGCAATCAGGGAGCGCACCGGCGCCGATGTAAAGGAGGACAACCGTTCAGAGTCCCTCGAGTCTGATCCAAAGGAGAAGGTTGACGTAACCAGTCCttctgacgacgacgacgacgacgagaatAAGCCAACTCTGTACACCAAATACAGGCCATATATTTTGACGGCTTTCGCACTCGTGATTTTGGGCTGGTGGATAAGTGCAACTGTTCTCGAAGCTACGAGGCATAGATG GATTGTTCAAACTGTGTTTGCATGGGCATTCATCGC AATCATTGCCTTCCGGTTTATTGACAATTCAGTCATTTCGGGACCCATAAGCGCTGTCTGGGAGCCCACCGTTCAGAAACCATGGTATAGGCTACCATACAGAGCCAGACTTGCCATCGGTTGGTTGTGCCTTCTAGCCATCGTTTTTGGTTCCGCATTCGGATTTAAGCTTCAAGGG AATACCACATTTGGAGATCGTGCAATCAGCGTTCTTGGGCTGTTAGTTTTCCAGTTTGGGTTCTGGGCAACGTCAAAGAAACGAAGTGAAATACCCTG GCCAACCGTCATTGTCGGACTGTTCCTCCAACAAGTAATCGCATTGTTTGTTTTGAAATCCGGAGCCGGGTTCTCGCTCTTCCACTGGATTGCCACTTTGGCTGCCGATTTCCTGGACCAGGCTTTGGCAGGCGCGACATTCTTTTTCGATGCAGATACAATCAACAAGCACTGGTTCTTCGTCAATACG CTATCGACaatcattttcttcattgctTTTGTGCAAATGTTGTATTATCTTGGCGTTATGCAATGGATCATCAAATATTT CGCttggttcttcttcaaacTAATGGGAGTCTCTGGAGCAGAGGCTGTTGTCGCCGCTGCTTCTCCATGGATTGGTCAAG GAGAATCCGCCTGCCTTGTTAGGCCATATGTCGACC ATCTTACAATGACGTCCGGTTTTTCGACAATTGCCGGATCAGTTTTAGCTGCTTATATTGGCCTTGGTGTACCCGCTCAAAACCTGGTGACATCGTCTGTCATGAGTATACCTGCTTCAATGGCCATCAGCAAGATGCGCATCCCGGAGATGGACGAGCCTGTAACGCGCGGCCGGATTACTGTAGACCGTGGTGAAGACAAAGCGAAAGCTCCT GCAAACGCACTCCATGCATTCAGTCGCGGTGCTGTCTTCGGTTTGGTTGTTGCTGGGCATATCTT CACAAATGTCCTTACAGTTCTGTCGTTGGTAGCCAT GATCAACGGATTACTCACCTGGATCGGCAGAGGCTTCGGTATTCACCAACTCACCCTACAGCTCATACTCCGTTACCTGTTCTACCCCGTCGCCTTCTTCATGGGCGTTCCCCGCGCAGAGATCCTCCGAGTGTCCGAGCTCCTCGCCACCAAACTCGTCGCCAACGAGTTCGCCGCATACTTGGACCTACACGCAATCACCACCGGTCCCAACCCGCTCTCTCCCCGCGCATTCACTATCACATCCTACGCTCTTTGTGGGTTTGCAAACCTTGGTTCTCTCGGAATCCAAGTGGGCGTTCTGAGCGCGATGGCGCCCTCTCGAGCGAAAATTATCGCACGCATCGCACTTTCTGCTATGATTTGCGGATTCATATCGACAATGCAGACAGCTGGAATAGCGTAA
- a CDS encoding N-terminal acetyltransferase A complex auxiliary subunit NAA15, which produces MSKALQKRALPSKEQSLFKELLTLYETRQLKKGLKTAEQILKKVPDHGETLCMKGLILTNMAGRKDEGVELVKKGVRLDLTSHIVWHVFGLVQKADKNYEEALKSYTQALRFDKDNMNLLRDSAQLQTHLRLYESLVDTRHAILKLRPNQRQNWVALALAHHLNGNPQEARMVLEHYQRSLKNVPDYDIEHSETLIYYVNILEEIGELSEALSVLDSSAKSRSIVDRTSILQIRARILTKQSVPEADEAWRSLIEHNPDCYESFRGYFTYLGISLDESNPEAVTKLEEFVVQLPRASAPPRLQLNVASGDQFKKLVEKYIVKRLEKGIPSLFADLKALYVDKEKQQTIEGIVEALREEYAAASTLPASSDANLEPTTYLWTLYYLAQHYSYLSQPDKALSVLDISLQHTPTLPELHMCKARVLKRAGDYLGAARCQNDARLLDGQDRFLNTKFGKYLLRAGMVDEANSIFGLFTKKDAPSPAADLEDMQSLLFLLNEADAYRRNGKLNLALKKYIAVKKVFDDFEDDQFDFHGYNLRKFTINIYIKLLKWEDQLRSHPGYVKAAIEASKIFVAVSDDASIVSSLTSTSKMSDAEKKALKKAKKAAQKVQEDKKATQATNENKDPELIVPKDEDPDGLKLIGSPDALEQASKLLHPLTTLAPKNIDVWIAIYDVAIRRKKLLQAVGALSRAAALNPDHPELHLRLVDVKQRASSFPQAPPPPIGPVFTEAIAKFIPDDLSLETFNSQYLQKHSTDSHTVLAAAKALHKLNLPLADVENTAFTLFSPDVRLDVPTALSTVDFLASLKSSRLDEFRAQCQTTFPLSTVFKPSAELAPLREQVMLGSAPEPATEDTTP; this is translated from the exons ATGTCAAAAGCCCTTCAGAAGCGCGCTCTCCCTTCAAAGGAGCAATCCCTTTTCAAAGAGCTACTCACTCTCTACGAGACCCGTCAGCTCAAAAAGGGTCTTAAAACTGCCGAACAAATCCTCAAGAAAGTTCCCGACCATGGAG AAACACTATGCATGAAAGGTCTGATCCTTACAAATATGGCCGGGAGGAAAGATGAGGGCGTTGAACTGGTCAAAAAGGGCGTCCGACTGGACCTGACATCCCACATTGTCTGGCATGTCTTCGGTCTCGTCCAAAAGGCCGACAAAAACTACGAGGAGGCCCTCAAGTCGTACACACAGGCGCTACGTTTCGATAAG GACAATATGAATCTGTTACGAGATTCCGCCCAACTCCAGACCCATCTGCGCCTATACGAATCCCTTGTCGATACACGACATGCTATACTGAAACTCAGGCCCAATCAACGCCAAAATTGGGTAGCTCTGGCACTCGCTCATCACTTAAACGGAAACCCTCAGGAAGCTAGAATGGTCTTGGAACACTACCAGCGGTCTTTAAAG AATGTGCCCGACTACGATATCGAACATTCAGAAACCCTCATCTACTATGTCAATATCCTGGAAGAGATCGGTGAACTTTCGGAAGCACTCTCTGTTCTGGACTCTAGCGCTAAATCGCGATCCATCGTCGATCGCACTTCTATTCTTCAAATCAGAG CCCGGATACTCACCAAGCAAAGTGTCCCAGAAGCCGATGAGGCCTGGCGTTCACTGATCGAGCATAACCCAGACTGCTACGAGTCCTTCCGTGGTTATTTCACTTACCTGGGCATCTCGCTTG ACGAATCCAATCCGGAGGCAGTTACCAAACTTGAGGAGTTTGTTGTGCAACTACCCAGGGCTTCTGCACCACCGCGTCTTCAGCTCAACGTTGCATCGGGAGATCAATTTAAGAAACTGGTCGAAAAGTACATCGTAAAACGCCTCGAGAAGGGTATTCCATCTCTCTTTGCGGACCTAAAAGCACTTTATGTGGATAAGGAGAAGCAACAGACAATCGAGGGCATCGTTGAAGCCTTGCGCGAAGAGTACGCTGCTGCTTCCACCCTTCCCGCGTCTTCGGATGCCAACTTAGAACCTACAACTTATCTATGGACCCTCTACTATCTTGCTCAACATTATTCTTATTTGTCACAGCCAGACAAGGCGCTCTCCGTACTCGACATTTCATTGCAACATACACCGACACTTCCTGAACTTCACATGTGTAAAGCGCGAGTGCTGAAGAGAGCAGGAGATTATTTAGGGGCAGCTAGGTGTCAGAATGATGCAAGGTTGCTCGATGGACAAGATCGATTCTTGAACACAAAATTCGGCAAGTATCTTCTGAGAGCTGGAATGGTCGACGAAGCAAACTCGATATTTGGACTATTTACTAAG AAAGACGCCCCGAGCCCTGCTGCAGATTTAGAAGATATGCAATCTCTCCTTTTCCTACTTAACGAAGCGGATGCGTATAGACGAAATGGCAAACTCAACCTTGCCCTCAAGAAATACATTGCTGTTAAGAAGGTCTTTGACGACTTCGAAGACGACCAATTTGACTTCCATGGGTACAACTTGAGAAAATTCACTATCAACATTTATATCAA GTTGCTGAAGTGGGAGGATCAGCTTCGGTCACATCCAGGTTATGTCAAGGCGGCCATTGAGGCGTCCAAG ATCTTCGTTGCTGTCTCTGACGATGCTTCAATCGTATCATCTTTAACGTCAACAA GTAAAATGAGCGATGCTGAGAAGAAAGCACTCAAAAAGGCCAAAAAAGCTGCCCAAAAGGTCCAAGAGGACAAGAAAG CTACTCAGGCGACAAACGAAAACAAGGACCCCGAGTTAATTGTGCCCAAAGATGAGGACCCAGATGGCTTAAAGCTGATTGGGTCACCAGATGCCCTAGAACAAGCATCCAAGCTTCTGCATCCTTTAACAACACTGGCACCGAAGAATATCGATGTTTGGATAGCAATCTATGATGTGGCTATACGCAGAA AGAAGCTCCTACAAGCAGTAGGCGCTTTGAGTCGAGCTGCTGCTCTCAATCCGGATCATCCAGAGCTCCATCTCCGCCTCGTTGATGTTAAACAGAGAG CATCCTCATTCCCTCAGGCACCTCCACCCCCGATCGGCCCAGTGTTCACCGAGGCTATCGCCAAATTCATACCTGACGATTTGTCGCTTGAAACATTCAACTCGCAGTATCTCCAAAAGCATTCAACTGATAGTCACACCGTGTTGGCTGCAGCCAAGGCCCTTCACAAACTCAATTTACCTCTGGCAGATGTTGAAAACACGGCCTTTACTCTGTTCAGTCCGGATGTGCGGCTAGATGTCCCG ACCGCGCTATCGACAGTAGACTTCCTCGCTTCTTTGAAATCCTCGCGGCTAGATGAGTTCAGGGCTCAGTGCCAGACAACATTCCCACTATCGACAGTGTTCAAGCCTTCGGCGGAACTTGCGCCGCTACGTGAACAGGTCATGCTGGGTTCTGCTCCCGAGCCTGCCACAGAAGACACGACACCCTGA
- a CDS encoding Sister chromatid cohesion protein pds5, with the protein MPPKTRHGAQSSKNRLAFRDRLAGKGITADTLLKKLQTLHTQLAALDQDNVDVASLSTARTELIDRSLLLHKERGVKAYTACCLADILRLYAPEAPYTQNELRDIFQFFFRQLSAGLKGQEEPYFNEYFHLLESLSTVKSVVLVCDLPSADELLHDIFKDLFNIVKRDLPSKVERFIADILAALIDECSSFPADALEVLMAQFIEKNARPEQPGYRLATQVCNAAADKLQRHVCQYFGDLVTSTSEEDAEEDLDNMRTSHELVKRLHRSCPAVLHSVIPILETELRADGLNARLIATQTLGEMYADKGGPELVRKYPSTWQAWINRKSDISVAVRLKCVEAVPALLAKLPESRESLDELLKAKIYDPDEKVRTAACKVYFHLDYESALHHVSEEQLHRVVERGLDKKASVRTQALNSIGRLYSLAYPEIENNEPMAVKQFRWIPEEVLSIATTTETRGLVEQVLFDYILPLPSISTSSATREKDVDEVAWTDRLLSVMRTLTPKTSTLLLSLSGLKTSRPNVYDHYLESCVKNNGGIIDKDEEIIVNRLKNTSQYLAASFVDTFKANEDLLAFAKLNENRLFKLLKTCMDPQTDLKTLIKSSNEFLKRLEQLSPSIVPTMTAILRRSSYGIVNQSSIPTLFKRLEKGNQEGASGKARYAANNAQSILLAISKHCPALFKSHIAELSKAIADESKTQLVEVALMALANVVKWDEKLGASVDKKTNERIVKLALSSNWRHAKFAARYLAFSKNKNTSCSQVIESIATNIESDEPELPVAQIAALVQLVKFAPDAFEQKSDVIITYLIKRVLMVPSPADPNEEDSEEEWIENDEIPDELRAKVLAVKVCRNRCLSHAASEQALEIATPVLKLLATLLEHDGSLSLQVEENPKFKSRLRLQAAISLLHLCTIETFSTAISPKFVRLACVIQDSCFNVRLAFLTKLISFLHPRKLSPRFNVIPMLTVLDPEPDTKTMAAQYVENIKRRMTKEIIFIRLLHLLAHHPDFGTSQDELLDMATYIQFYLDLVATADNIPLLFHIAQKGKTVRDPESHARSENFYVLCEMAQFLVKARANANSWPMDSNPYKIRLPSDILRALPSVEATNQILKTTYLPAEATRWMSERFKLGGAKEKKEKKEKVPAKRKAPPTKSNGHSKRSKKRRSDEDEDDEEDDGGEESAADSDVEMANGTTPTRAGRARKSDASEDTRQQTRAERLSARIQAKERLSTKGKKAGSPSEDEDG; encoded by the exons ATGCCTCCAAAGACCCGCCACGGCGCACAGAGCTCAAAGAACAGGCTCGCGTTTCGCGACAGGCTTGCGGGAAAGGGTATCACTGCAGATACTTTGCTCAAGAAACTCCAGACTCTTCATACACAGCTAGCAGCACTCGATCAGGACAATGTTGACGTCGCATCTCTTAGCACCGCGCGCACAGAACTCATCGACAGGTCTTTGCTACTCCACAAAGAGCGCGGAGTCAAGGCGTATACCGCCTGCTGTTTGGCAGATATCCTTCGACTATACGCCCCGGAGGCACCTTATACCCAAAATGAGCTCCGCGATATCTTTCAATTCTTTTTTCGACAATTATCTGCCGGACTGAAGGGGCAGGAAGAACCATACTTCAATGAATACTTCCACCTTTTGGAATCTTTATCCACGGTCAAGAGTGTTGTTCTCGTGTGCGACCTACCTTCAGCAGATGAACTATTGCACGATATATTCAAAGACTTATTCAACATTGTCAAACGCGATCTACCCAGCAAAGTCGAGAGATTCATAGCGGATATCTTAGCGGCACTCATTGATGAGTGCTCATCATTTCCCGCCGATGCGTTGGAGGTTTTAATGGCGCAGTTTATTGAGAAGAACGCG CGACCCGAGCAACCTGGTTACCGTCTTGCTACCCAAGTTTGCAATGCTGCCGCAGACAAATTGCAAAGGCACGTATGCCAGTACTTTGGCGACCTCGTCACGTCAACATCAGAAGAAGACGCAGAAGAGGACCTGGATAACATGCGTACCAGCCATGAACTTGTGAAACGACTGCATCGATCATGTCCCGCAGTGCTCCACAGTGTTATCCCCATTCTAGAAACCGAATTGCGCGCCGATGGTTTGAACGCTCGACTTATTGCAACGCAGACATTGGGAGAAATGTATGCAGATAAAGGCGGGCCTGAACTCGTTCGGAAATACCCAAGTACATGGCAGGCTTGGATTAATAGGAAGTCAGATATATCCGTTGCTGTAAGGCTGAAGTGCGTGGAAGCTGTTCCAGCACTGTTGGCTAAACTACCAGAATCCCGCGAGAGTCTGGACG AATTGTTGAAAGCCAAAATCTACGACCCCGATGAGAAGGTTAGAACGGCCGCATGCAAGGTCTACTTCCACCTCGACTACGAATCAGCTTTACATCACGTTTCGGAGGAACAGCTTCATAGAGTCGTTGAAAGAGGGTTGGATAAAAAG GCTTCCGTTCGAACACAAGCTCTCAACAGCATAGGGAGACTCTATAGCCTCGCCTATCCCGAAAT CGAAAACAATGAACCCATGGCGGTCAAACAGTTCCGATGGATTCCTGAAGAGGTACTTTCAATAGCAACTACTACTGAGACAAG AGGTTTGGTCGAGCAAGTGCTGTTCGACTATatccttccccttccctcaATATCCACTTCTTCAGCAACACGGGAAAAAGATGTCGACGAAGTTGCATGGACCGATCGGCTTTTAAGCGTAATGAGAACGCTTACTCCGAAGACATCAACCTTGCTCTTAAGTCTGTCTGGCTTAAAAACTTC TCGGCCTAACGTATACGATCATTACCTGGAAAGCTGTGTGAAGAATAAC GGAGGTATCATCGATAAGGATGAAGAAATCATCGTCAATAGACTGAAGAACACAAGCCAGTACCTTGCGG CTTCTTTCGTTGATACCTTCAAGGCAAACGAAGATTTATTAGCGTTCGCGAAACTTAACGAAAACCGACTATTTAAACTGCTAAAAACATGCATGGATCCACAGACGGATTTGAAAACCTTGATCAAATCCTCG AACGAATTCCTCAAAAGACTTGAACAGCTTTCACCCTCCATCGTTCCCACAATGACAGCAATCCTTCGCCGGTCAAGCTATGGTATCGTTAACCAATCATCCATACCAACTCTTTTCAAGCGATTGGAGAAAGGGAACCAGGAAGGCGCGAGCGGTAAGGCCCGATACGCTGCAAACAACGCGCAATCAATTCTTCTGGCTATATCAAAACACTGCCCAGCGCTGTTCAAATCCCACATCGCGGAGTTGAGCAAGGCGATCGCTGATGAATCCAAGACACAGCTGGTGGAAGTTGCTTTGATGGCGCTGGCTAACGTAGTCAAGTGGGATGAAAAATTGGGTGCATCAGTAGACAA GAAAACCAATGAGCGCATAGTCAAACTGGCTTTGAGTTCAAATTGGCGGCACGCAAAATTCGCTGCGAGGTACTTGGCATTTTCAAAGAACAAGAATACCAGTTGTTCTCAGGTCATAGAA TCAATAGCAACAAACATCGAGTCAGATGAACCAGAGTTACCTGTAGCTCAAATCGCTGCTCTTGTTCAACTCGTCAAATTTGCGCCTGATGCGTTTGAACAAAAGAGTGATGTTATCATTACATATCTCATCAAGCGCGTATTGATGGTACCCAGCCCGGCAGATCCT AATGAGGAGGATTCGGAAGAAGAATGGATTGAGAATGATGAAATTCCAGACGAATTGCGTGCTAAAGTGTTGGCTGTAAAAGTCTGCAGAAACAGATGTCTCTCACACGCAGCATCAGAGCAGGCCCTGGAAATTGCTACACCCGTGCTCAAGTTACTCGCAACGCTGCTTGAACACGACGGTTCATTAAGCCTACAAGTTGAAGAGAA CCCAAAATTCAAGTCTCGTCTGCGTCTTCAAGCTGCGATTTCTTTACTTCACCTGTGCACAATAGAAACATTCTCCACCGCCATTTCTCCCAAGTTTGTGCGCCTTGCTTGTGTTATCCAG GACTCTTGCTTCAACGTGCGCTTAGCGTTCCTGACCAAACTCATCAGTTTCCTTCATCCTCGCAAACTTTCACCTCGGTTCAACGTGATACCTATGCTTACCGTTCTTGATCCCGAGCCTGATACCAAAACTATG GCTGCACAATACGTCGAAAACATAAAAAGGCGGATGACTAAGG AAATTATCTTTATTCGCTTGCTGCATCTTCTTGCTCATCATCCCGACTTCGGCACTTCGCAAGACGAGCTTCTGGATATGGCCAC ATATATCCAATTCTACCTTGATCTCGTCGCAACGGCGGACAACATCCCTCTCTTATTCCACATCGCCCAAAAAGGGAAGACCGTCCGCGATCCAGAGTCGCATGCTCGCAGCGAG AACTTTTATGTGTTGTGTGAAATGGCGCAGTTCTTGGTCAAGGCCAGAGCTAACGCAAATTCATGGCCAATGGACAGCAACCCCTACAAAATCAGGCTTCCGTCTGATATTCTGCGAGCCCTGCCTAGTGTAGAAGCCACCAACCAG ATTCTCAAAACGACCTACCTGCCTGCGGAAGCGACTAGGTGGATGTCCGAACGGTTTAAGCTCGGAGGAGCAAAG gaaaagaaggagaagaaggaaaaagtGCCCGCAAAACGCAAAGCTCCGCCGACAAAGTCGAATGGACACTCAAA ACGTTCAAAGAAGAGACGATctgacgaggatgaagatgacgaagaggatgatggtGGCGAAGAGTCTGCAGCTGACAGTGATGTGGAGATGGCGAATGGCACCACTCCAACCCGGGCAGGCCGGGCTCGAAAGAGCGATGCATCGGAGGATACTAGGCAGCAGACAAGGGCTGAACGACTCAGTGCCCGTATACAGGCCAAG GAGAGACTCTCAACCAAAGGCAAAAAGGCTGGAAGCCCCtccgaagatgaagatggatgA